From Peptoanaerobacter stomatis, one genomic window encodes:
- the fliY gene encoding flagellar motor switch phosphatase FliY has product MMNDMLSQEEINALLNGGAFNNDAPQEEPNTVVQEDAFDDIEKDALGEIGNISMGSAATTLFTLLGHKVEITTPVVTQTTINEIAKSHQIPFVSVYIKYSVGIDGMNLLILREDDVKVITSLMLGGDGRTDLPEELTELHLSAISEAMNQMMGATATSLSEMVGGKIDITPPKVSRVTIQGDRLDPDILDLNQIIMCTSFRMKVGDLIDSEIMQILPVDFAKELVGKMMGVPVETNASVKEEAVPMQSEPVQAPPPQQTVVQAPPPPPPQPQEVNSYVQEPIMQPQMPYPYPPQMDYGYQQPAPVQNHVKVQPAQFSSFDSSAARQMQVPENIDIIKDVMLQITVELGKTVKPIDEILDFKPGSVLELDKVVGESLDILANGKKIAMGEVVVIDENYGIRITDIVKPDKRLQSL; this is encoded by the coding sequence ATGATGAATGATATGTTATCGCAAGAAGAAATAAATGCTCTTCTTAATGGAGGTGCATTTAATAATGACGCACCACAAGAAGAACCTAATACGGTCGTTCAGGAAGATGCGTTTGATGATATAGAAAAAGATGCACTCGGAGAAATAGGTAATATAAGTATGGGGAGTGCTGCAACTACTCTTTTTACTTTGCTGGGACATAAGGTAGAAATAACTACTCCTGTTGTAACACAAACCACAATAAATGAGATAGCAAAAAGTCATCAAATACCTTTTGTATCTGTTTATATAAAATATTCTGTTGGTATAGATGGAATGAATCTCTTAATATTGAGAGAAGACGATGTAAAAGTAATAACTTCACTTATGTTGGGAGGAGACGGAAGAACTGATCTACCTGAAGAATTGACAGAACTTCATTTAAGTGCAATAAGTGAAGCTATGAACCAGATGATGGGAGCAACTGCAACATCTTTGTCTGAAATGGTAGGGGGGAAAATAGATATAACTCCGCCGAAAGTTTCAAGAGTTACCATACAAGGTGACAGATTAGATCCTGATATATTAGATCTTAATCAGATTATAATGTGTACATCGTTTAGAATGAAAGTAGGGGACTTGATAGATTCTGAGATTATGCAGATATTACCTGTAGATTTTGCTAAGGAGTTAGTAGGAAAGATGATGGGAGTACCTGTTGAAACTAATGCTTCTGTAAAAGAAGAAGCTGTGCCTATGCAATCTGAACCGGTGCAAGCGCCACCGCCACAACAAACTGTTGTGCAAGCGCCACCACCGCCACCGCCACAACCACAAGAGGTGAATAGTTATGTTCAAGAACCTATTATGCAACCTCAAATGCCGTATCCGTACCCGCCTCAAATGGATTATGGATATCAACAACCGGCTCCGGTTCAAAATCATGTAAAAGTTCAACCGGCGCAGTTTTCAAGTTTTGATTCATCTGCCGCAAGACAGATGCAAGTGCCTGAAAATATAGATATAATAAAAGATGTAATGTTGCAAATAACAGTTGAACTTGGAAAAACTGTTAAGCCTATAGATGAGATACTTGACTTTAAACCTGGAAGTGTATTGGAATTGGATAAAGTTGTCGGAGAGTCACTGGATATTTTAGCCAATGGAAAGAAAATCGCTATGGGTGAAGTTGTAGTAATAGATGAAAATTATGGTATAAGAATTACTGATATTGTAAAGCCTGACAAAAGATTACAAAGTTTATAA
- the fliM gene encoding flagellar motor switch protein FliM, whose protein sequence is MAEVLSQKEIDALLSAIGDGDVSVEDMKDEQKETKIKSYDFKSPKKLAKDQLKTLSIIHDNYSRVLNTYLSGYLRVITEIEVSSVEELSYYEFNNSISNPAMIAVINFEPLPGQIIIETSNRLAFTMVDRILGGDGLYEGENRDFTEIELTILSRLVKNIIAYIPEAWENVIELSPYLEKIEPNSQFAQIVSPNETVALITLSVKIGEIEGLMNICLPHIVLEPIIQNLSTNFLFSGIKKEFGDEGKEELERYVRKAELESSAVVGEAYITVEDFIFMQVGDVIKLNTKVDSELELKVGGKTKFLGYPGTYKKNMAFKISKVIEKDEDEYDE, encoded by the coding sequence TTGGCTGAAGTATTGTCCCAAAAAGAAATAGATGCTTTGTTGTCAGCTATTGGCGATGGCGATGTTTCTGTAGAGGATATGAAAGATGAACAGAAAGAAACTAAAATAAAAAGTTATGATTTTAAAAGTCCGAAAAAATTAGCAAAAGATCAGTTAAAGACACTATCGATAATACATGATAATTATTCGAGAGTGCTTAATACATATCTATCCGGATATTTGAGAGTTATAACGGAAATAGAAGTTTCATCTGTAGAAGAATTATCTTATTATGAATTTAACAACTCCATATCTAATCCGGCTATGATAGCGGTTATAAATTTTGAACCTTTGCCCGGACAGATAATAATAGAGACTTCAAATAGACTTGCTTTTACTATGGTTGACAGAATACTCGGAGGAGATGGTCTTTATGAAGGAGAAAACAGAGATTTCACTGAAATAGAACTCACAATATTATCTAGACTTGTTAAAAATATAATAGCTTATATTCCGGAGGCATGGGAAAATGTCATAGAATTATCACCTTATCTTGAAAAAATAGAGCCTAATTCTCAATTTGCCCAAATTGTTTCCCCTAACGAAACTGTTGCATTAATAACTCTTTCTGTAAAAATAGGAGAAATTGAAGGACTTATGAATATATGCTTACCTCATATAGTTTTAGAACCTATAATACAAAATCTATCTACTAATTTCTTGTTCTCAGGCATTAAAAAAGAGTTTGGAGATGAAGGTAAAGAAGAACTTGAGAGATATGTAAGAAAAGCTGAACTTGAATCAAGTGCTGTAGTAGGAGAAGCTTACATAACAGTAGAAGATTTTATATTTATGCAAGTTGGAGATGTCATAAAGTTGAACACCAAGGTTGATAGCGAACTTGAATTAAAAGTGGGTGGAAAGACGAAATTTTTAGGTTATCCGGGAACTTATAAGAAGAATATGGCATTTAAAATAAGTAAGGTAATAGAAAAGGATGAGGATGAATATGATGAATGA
- a CDS encoding flagellar basal body-associated FliL family protein, translating to MDSKKFTIISIIIFVLSLLVFIATVVLVFLKPVGGGGDTKESKKKIVTQNVEIGDISTQIGSSGRYYKGHIYLVVTGKKTPASIEQMMPQIKDSIISSISYSEVSSITSKKGLDELKEKIKNNVNEIIGTEDVVGVLFTESILQ from the coding sequence ATGGATTCTAAGAAGTTTACTATTATATCAATAATAATTTTTGTTTTGTCGCTGCTTGTATTTATTGCAACAGTAGTGCTTGTTTTTTTAAAACCTGTAGGTGGAGGCGGAGATACAAAAGAATCTAAAAAAAAGATTGTGACACAAAATGTTGAAATCGGTGATATATCTACACAAATAGGTTCTTCCGGAAGATACTATAAAGGTCATATATATCTTGTAGTAACAGGTAAAAAAACACCTGCTTCTATAGAACAAATGATGCCACAGATAAAAGACAGTATAATATCATCTATATCATATTCTGAAGTGTCATCTATAACAAGTAAAAAAGGCTTGGATGAATTGAAAGAAAAGATAAAAAATAATGTCAATGAAATTATCGGTACGGAAGATGTAGTAGGTGTATTATTTACGGAGAGCATTCTTCAATAG
- a CDS encoding OmpA/MotB family protein has protein sequence MAKKQVIEEIKMGAPEYMNTYGDMMTLLLCFFVILFSMSNIDAKKFEAIVVSFSGSLGVLSGGNTLTHEDVIDQGSISDKSNSEITELDNFKQLEEKIKEYLEENNLADKVKVLNEDQGLLLRFQDSILFDQGSASLKSQSNVILKYISDILKSPNFKDKFITVEGHTDNVPIKNSTYSSNWELSVARACNVVRYLIEVQGLDPTRFSAAGYSEYHPVGKNDTVENMGKNRRVDIMIMKSKNFTPTK, from the coding sequence ATGGCAAAAAAACAAGTTATAGAAGAAATAAAAATGGGTGCGCCGGAGTACATGAATACTTATGGTGATATGATGACTCTTCTCTTGTGTTTTTTCGTTATACTTTTTTCCATGTCTAATATAGATGCAAAAAAATTCGAAGCAATTGTTGTATCTTTTTCGGGATCATTGGGAGTTTTAAGCGGTGGCAACACTCTTACTCATGAAGATGTAATAGATCAAGGAAGTATAAGCGATAAATCCAATTCTGAAATAACAGAATTAGATAATTTTAAACAGCTTGAAGAAAAGATAAAAGAATATCTTGAAGAAAATAATCTGGCAGACAAGGTTAAAGTTCTAAATGAAGATCAAGGATTATTACTAAGATTTCAAGACAGCATATTATTTGATCAAGGAAGTGCTTCTTTAAAGAGTCAATCAAATGTAATTTTAAAGTATATTTCTGATATATTAAAAAGCCCTAATTTTAAAGATAAATTCATAACAGTTGAAGGACATACCGATAATGTTCCTATAAAAAATTCTACTTACAGTTCGAACTGGGAGTTATCAGTAGCCAGGGCATGTAATGTTGTAAGATATTTGATAGAAGTTCAAGGATTGGATCCGACACGCTTCTCTGCGGCTGGCTATAGCGAATATCATCCGGTAGGGAAAAATGATACAGTTGAAAATATGGGTAAAAATAGAAGAGTGGATATAATGATTATGAAGAGTAAGAATTTTACACCAACAAAATAG
- a CDS encoding motility protein A, with translation MDISTLVGLIGGVGILIFAIVVGGTPPMKYVDAPSFLITVLGTIAATMIAYPMSTIKDIPKLMAKTFKQSSSDPSKTIGQIIELANKARKDGLLSLEEASREMNDEFLKKGLMLIVDGTDPELVRNLLETELDFIEQRHKVGQSAMGTLASLAPGFGMVGTLIGLIAMLQNMNDPSSIGPSMAVALITTLYGSLMANLIFTPMEKKLGASSAGEMLERGIILEGLLSIQAGENPRIIEEKLKAFLPPSMRKSAADSEGE, from the coding sequence ATGGATATAAGTACTTTAGTTGGTCTTATCGGCGGGGTCGGTATTTTAATATTTGCAATAGTTGTCGGTGGAACACCGCCTATGAAATATGTGGATGCACCGTCTTTTCTTATTACTGTTCTTGGAACAATAGCTGCGACTATGATTGCATATCCGATGTCAACAATTAAAGATATACCTAAGCTTATGGCTAAAACATTTAAACAAAGCAGTTCGGATCCATCAAAAACTATAGGACAGATAATAGAACTTGCCAATAAAGCCAGAAAGGACGGATTGCTTTCGTTAGAAGAGGCATCAAGAGAAATGAATGACGAGTTTTTGAAAAAAGGTCTTATGCTTATAGTTGACGGAACAGATCCTGAACTTGTTAGAAATCTGTTGGAAACTGAACTTGACTTTATAGAACAAAGGCATAAGGTGGGTCAAAGTGCGATGGGTACTCTTGCGAGTTTGGCTCCGGGTTTCGGTATGGTAGGTACGCTTATAGGACTTATAGCGATGCTTCAAAACATGAATGATCCTTCATCTATAGGTCCGAGTATGGCGGTTGCGCTTATAACTACGCTTTATGGTTCATTGATGGCGAATTTGATATTTACTCCTATGGAAAAAAAATTGGGAGCAAGCTCAGCAGGCGAAATGCTTGAGAGAGGTATTATTCTTGAAGGTCTTTTATCCATACAAGCAGGAGAAAATCCGAGAATAATTGAAGAAAAATTAAAAGCTTTCTTACCTCCTTCTATGAGAAAATCTGCTGCCGATAGTGAAGGAGAATAG
- a CDS encoding flagellar FlbD family protein produces the protein MIELTRLNGEKFLINSDLIEIVDANPDTVITLINEHKFVVKEDMAQVVQKIIEYKRQAGLQINVRKREV, from the coding sequence ATGATTGAGTTGACAAGATTGAATGGTGAAAAATTTTTGATTAACAGTGACCTAATCGAGATAGTAGATGCTAATCCAGATACAGTTATAACGCTTATAAATGAGCATAAGTTTGTAGTAAAAGAAGATATGGCTCAAGTTGTTCAAAAAATTATAGAATACAAGAGACAAGCAGGTCTACAAATAAATGTAAGGAAAAGAGAGGTATAA